The Lactuca sativa cultivar Salinas chromosome 2, Lsat_Salinas_v11, whole genome shotgun sequence genome includes a window with the following:
- the LOC128132431 gene encoding uncharacterized protein LOC128132431, with protein MGPFPTSKGNKYILVAVDYVSKWAEAQALPTNDGRVVVRFLKRLFSRFGVPKALISDRGTHFANDQLDKVLKKYGVTHKFSTSYHPQTSGQTEVTNRALKRILEKSVGSNRKEWLVYGKQCHLPVEIEHKAYWALKRCNFDMEELKTNRLMQMNALEELRNEAYSSSWLYKEKTKRWHDQRIKSKDIHEGQKVLLFNSRLKLFSGKLKSRWDGPFVVKTVFPHGAIELISRDGTPFKVNGHRVKKYEEGVPRNEGMEELLLCGIAKT; from the exons ATGGGGCCATTCCCCACATCCAAAGGAAACAAGTACATTCTCGTGGCGGTGGATTATGTGTCAAAATGGGCGGAGGCGCAGGCTTTACCTACAAATGACGGACGGGTAGTGGTACGGTTCTTGAAAAGACTATTCTCCCGGTTTGGTGTTCCAAAGGCCCTAATTAGTGACCGTGGCACACACTTTGCCAATGATCAATTGGACAAGGTGCTCAAGAAATATGGGGTGACCCATAAGTTCTCCACATCATACCACCCGCAAACGAGTGGGCAAACGGAAGTTACCAATCGAGCTTTGAAGCGTATCTTGGAGAAGTCGGTGGGAAGCAATCgcaaggaatg gttagtttatggaaagcaatgccATTTACCGGTTGAAATCGAGCACAAGGCATATTGGGCGCTAAAAAGATGCAACTTtgacatggaagaattgaagaccaACCGTTTAATGCAAATGAATGCCCTTGAAGAACTCCGGAATGAGGCCTATTCTAGTTCATGGCTCTATAAAGAAAAGACCAAGAGATGGCATGACCAAAGAATCAAAAGCAAAGACATCCATGAAGGCCAAAAAGTACTACTCTTCAATTCCCGTCTAAAACTTTTCTCGGGCAAACTCAAATCAAGGTGGGATGGTCCATTTGTGGTTAAGACGGTGTTTCCTCATGGGGCTATTGAATTGATCTCAAGAGATGGCACGCCATTTAAAGTCAATGGCCATCGAGTGAAGAAatatgaagaaggagtcccccGCAATGAAGGAATGGAGGAGCTCCTGCTGTGCGGAATTGCAAAAACATAG